One stretch of Eggerthella lenta DSM 2243 DNA includes these proteins:
- a CDS encoding hemolysin family protein, whose amino-acid sequence MDIWISIVVTFVLVLVNGYFSMSEMALVNARHVLLQHDADEGDKSAQRALGLAADSGQFLATIQVAITLVGFFASAAAATNLSDPLAQWLSGFNIGWLSVIAPGLAPVVITLIVSYLSIVVGELVPKRIALADAERVSKMVAGPLMVFQKIASPLVALTSASANGLSRLFGIKNADERQNVSEEEIKYMVTDNDELLEDEKRMIHDILDLGDMTVHEIMTPRVDVMFAEDTDTVRQTVERMRGTGYSRLPVYHEDIDRIVGIVHFKDLVAPLMDGKEHEPVAEYAYEAMFVPETKDLFPLLAEMQTNRQQMAIVVDEYGGTDGLITVEDIVEEVVGEIVDETDRENPFIEQESENVWVVDGRFPVEDAAELGWPVEDSADYETIAGWLMSMLDSVPQVGEELAFDGYRFKIQAMRRRRISTVRVERLDDPSPSCVDAVEAIDREEA is encoded by the coding sequence ATGGATATTTGGATTAGCATCGTCGTCACGTTCGTGCTGGTGCTGGTGAACGGCTATTTCTCGATGTCGGAGATGGCGTTGGTGAACGCGCGCCACGTACTGCTGCAGCACGATGCCGACGAGGGCGATAAAAGCGCCCAACGCGCGCTGGGTCTGGCCGCCGATTCGGGGCAGTTCCTGGCCACCATCCAGGTGGCCATCACGCTCGTCGGGTTCTTCGCCTCCGCGGCTGCCGCCACGAACCTCTCCGATCCGCTGGCGCAGTGGCTGTCCGGCTTCAACATCGGGTGGCTTTCCGTTATCGCGCCCGGTTTGGCCCCCGTGGTCATCACGCTCATCGTGTCATACCTCAGCATCGTGGTGGGCGAGCTGGTGCCGAAGCGCATCGCGCTGGCCGATGCCGAGCGCGTCAGCAAGATGGTGGCCGGACCGCTCATGGTGTTCCAGAAAATCGCTTCGCCTTTGGTGGCGTTGACCTCGGCGTCCGCGAACGGGCTGTCGCGCCTGTTCGGCATCAAGAACGCCGACGAGCGCCAGAACGTGTCCGAAGAAGAGATCAAGTACATGGTCACGGACAACGACGAGCTGCTCGAGGACGAGAAGCGCATGATCCACGACATCCTCGATTTGGGCGACATGACCGTGCACGAGATCATGACGCCGCGCGTGGACGTGATGTTCGCGGAAGACACCGACACGGTGCGCCAGACGGTGGAGCGCATGCGCGGCACGGGCTACTCGCGTCTGCCGGTGTATCACGAGGACATCGACCGCATCGTGGGCATCGTCCACTTCAAGGACCTCGTGGCGCCGCTCATGGACGGCAAGGAGCACGAGCCGGTGGCCGAGTACGCCTACGAGGCCATGTTCGTGCCCGAGACGAAGGATCTGTTCCCGCTGCTCGCCGAGATGCAAACGAATCGTCAACAGATGGCTATCGTCGTTGACGAGTACGGTGGCACCGATGGTTTAATTACCGTTGAGGACATCGTAGAGGAGGTCGTCGGCGAGATCGTGGACGAGACGGATCGAGAGAATCCGTTCATCGAGCAGGAAAGCGAGAACGTCTGGGTGGTCGACGGGCGATTCCCCGTCGAAGATGCCGCAGAGCTTGGATGGCCGGTGGAGGATTCGGCCGACTACGAGACCATCGCGGGCTGGCTCATGAGCATGCTCGACTCGGTGCCCCAGGTGGGCGAGGAACTTGCGTTCGACGGATACCGCTTCAAGATTCAGGCTATGCGCCGCCGTCGCATTTCGACGGTGCGCGTGGAACGACTGGACGATCCCTCCCCATCATGCGTGGACGCTGTCGAGGCGATCGACCGGGAGGAAGCGTGA
- a CDS encoding PspC domain-containing protein — MTSEKRLLRSRKALIGGVCAGVADYFNVDPVIVRIIMVVFTLASGGLLGIAYILLWIVLPLEPKEEAPLDVHPQSVHSETYGTFEFGGTPRKTESGAQNAPNPAQAAGWRYAHPPYASAAHVPPEPPAGASRASAAAPADASRSYAPPASHSHEGWMHAAPQQQPPAKSSRSGVKAALFAGSFLLFFGMSAMVASMVEGVVWWQYWPLIFVILGIVGMVVPGEEGHRMRQFVDSLITFSAGVVLVLMSLDVIGWRSIEFMLVGLWPLLLIMVGLLLLGGALKSPLLTLLAGLCFVAFCVVGLLWYSVPGATEELVFSAPYGREYRFDMQPWENIGLNESVVISITE; from the coding sequence GTGACGAGTGAAAAACGGCTGCTCCGTTCGCGAAAGGCGCTCATAGGCGGCGTCTGCGCGGGCGTGGCCGATTATTTCAACGTCGATCCTGTCATCGTCCGTATCATCATGGTGGTGTTCACCCTGGCCTCGGGCGGGCTGCTGGGCATCGCATACATCCTGCTGTGGATCGTGCTGCCGCTCGAACCGAAGGAGGAGGCGCCGCTCGACGTGCACCCCCAGTCGGTGCATTCCGAGACGTACGGGACGTTCGAATTCGGCGGCACCCCGCGCAAAACCGAGTCGGGGGCGCAAAATGCGCCCAATCCCGCGCAAGCGGCCGGTTGGCGCTATGCGCATCCCCCGTACGCCTCGGCCGCTCATGTGCCGCCCGAGCCCCCGGCAGGCGCATCGCGCGCCTCTGCCGCTGCGCCTGCCGATGCTTCTCGTTCGTATGCGCCTCCGGCGAGCCATTCGCATGAAGGGTGGATGCATGCCGCGCCGCAACAGCAGCCGCCGGCGAAGTCGTCGCGCTCGGGCGTGAAGGCTGCTCTGTTCGCGGGGTCGTTCCTGTTGTTTTTCGGCATGTCCGCTATGGTGGCGAGCATGGTCGAAGGCGTGGTGTGGTGGCAGTATTGGCCGCTTATCTTCGTTATCTTGGGCATCGTCGGTATGGTAGTCCCCGGCGAAGAGGGGCATCGCATGCGCCAGTTCGTGGACTCCCTTATCACGTTTTCCGCGGGAGTGGTGCTGGTGCTGATGAGCCTCGATGTCATCGGGTGGCGCTCCATCGAGTTCATGTTGGTGGGCCTATGGCCGCTGCTGCTTATTATGGTTGGGCTGCTGCTTCTGGGAGGCGCGCTCAAGTCGCCGCTGCTTACGTTGCTGGCAGGCTTGTGCTTCGTGGCGTTCTGCGTGGTGGGATTGCTGTGGTACTCGGTTCCGGGAGCGACGGAAGAGCTGGTTTTCTCGGCGCCGTACGGGCGCGAGTATCGTTTCGACATGCAGCCGTGGGAAAACATCGGTCTAAACGAGTCCGTTGTGATCTCGATAACCGAATGA
- a CDS encoding potassium channel family protein: MSNVIVVGCGRVGSQLANMLSDNGNNVCVIDKNVNAFANLGRNFNGSTVQGVGFDEETLVKAGVEDCDVMAAVTQFDNTNLMCAEVGSRLFGVPHVIARLYNPDHERAYMQLGIDYVCGTSLVAEDVFSKVVSGHGAHLDTFGEFEVLRFSLDLSSTDKRTIRVGELERDHDVRIIAFERSDGSASSIPTRDSILYNGDSVLACVRHELIESFSRYIQD, translated from the coding sequence ATGAGCAACGTGATCGTCGTCGGCTGCGGCCGCGTCGGTTCCCAGCTGGCGAACATGCTGTCGGATAACGGCAACAACGTGTGCGTCATCGACAAGAACGTGAACGCGTTCGCGAACCTGGGGCGCAACTTCAACGGCTCCACGGTGCAGGGTGTGGGCTTCGACGAGGAAACCCTCGTCAAAGCCGGTGTCGAAGATTGCGACGTCATGGCCGCCGTCACCCAGTTCGACAACACGAACCTCATGTGCGCCGAAGTGGGCAGCCGTCTGTTCGGCGTGCCGCACGTCATCGCGCGCCTGTACAACCCCGATCACGAGCGCGCGTACATGCAGCTGGGCATCGACTACGTGTGCGGCACGTCGCTGGTGGCCGAGGACGTGTTCAGCAAGGTGGTGTCGGGCCACGGCGCCCATCTCGACACGTTCGGCGAGTTCGAGGTGCTGCGCTTCTCGCTGGACCTCAGCTCCACCGACAAGCGCACCATCCGCGTGGGCGAGCTGGAGCGCGATCACGACGTCCGCATCATCGCGTTCGAGCGCAGCGACGGCTCGGCCAGCTCTATTCCTACGCGCGACTCCATCCTCTACAACGGGGATTCGGTGCTCGCCTGCGTGCGCCATGAGCTGATCGAATCGTTCTCGCGCTATATCCAAGATTAA